From the Deinococcus aetherius genome, the window CTCCCCAAGGGGCCGCCTCGTCGCGGCCTCCTCGCCCCTTGTGGAGACCGGAAGAAATGAGCCGAGCCGTTCGCGTCCCGCCCGCCTCTGACGGAGAGGCTTCCCACCGTCGCCGCGAGGCCCTGTGGGGTCTCCTGTTCGTCCTGCCCCCCCTCGCGGTGCTCGTCACACTCGTCGTGCTGCCCGCCCTGGACGCCGTGCGCTTCTCGCTGGGACTGGTGCCCGCCGACAACGTGTCCTACACGAGCGGCCTGAACCTTGTCCGCAGCGACGTGCCCACCTTGCAGGTCTTTCGGGACCTCTTCGCCAACCCCGTGTTCGGGCGCAACCTGAGCCTGACCCTGTTCGTGACCTTCGCCTCCATGCTCCTCCTCGCCGTGCTGAGCTACGCCCTGGCGCTGTACGGCCGCTTCGGGGTAGGGCGCCTGCGAAGCATTGCGCGCACCCTCGCCCTCCTGCCGATGTTCGTGCCGGGCGTGATCGCCGCCTACGCCCTGATCACTTTCTACGGCGACAACGGGCTGTTCGAGGCGATGCTGGGCCGTGTGGGCCTCCCCTACGAGACGGTCGTGCGCCGCGACTGGGGCGTCGTGCTGGGTTCGGTGTGGACCGGGGTGCCCTTCGCGGTCCTGATGCTGTCGAGCGGTCTCGACGCCGTGTCCGAGGAGCAGATCGAGGCGGCGCGCGACGCGGGGGCGGGCTTCTGGACCGTGCTGTGGCGGGTCGTGCTGCCGCTCAACCTGGTGCCCCTCTTGATCGTCCTCACCTTCACCTTCATCGGGGTGTTCGGCAGCTTCACGGTGCCGTACCTGCTGGGTCCGACCTCGCC encodes:
- a CDS encoding ABC transporter permease, with product MSRAVRVPPASDGEASHRRREALWGLLFVLPPLAVLVTLVVLPALDAVRFSLGLVPADNVSYTSGLNLVRSDVPTLQVFRDLFANPVFGRNLSLTLFVTFASMLLLAVLSYALALYGRFGVGRLRSIARTLALLPMFVPGVIAAYALITFYGDNGLFEAMLGRVGLPYETVVRRDWGVVLGSVWTGVPFAVLMLSSGLDAVSEEQIEAARDAGAGFWTVLWRVVLPLNLVPLLIVLTFTFIGVFGSFTVPYLLGPTSPQMLGVSMQLYFGSFRQPQVAVAMAVFSFVVCAFAGALYVLATTRQQGRRA